In a genomic window of Curtobacterium sp. MCBD17_035:
- a CDS encoding MFS transporter, with translation MATTTVTTTRAWVMLALGVAAQAAGTLVVSAPAFLIPLLTRQGMPLTAAGFLAGAPTFGMVLTLIAWGAVTDRHGERVVIAGGLVLTALATTGALLAAGNPVLLGVAFLAAGMTSASTNAASGRVVVGWFPKHRRGLAMGIRQMSQPLGVTLAALTVPTIAGSAGVRAALVLPIALTAVLAVCCALAVVDPPRPTRDAAEVVTNPYRESAFLWRIHAVSVLLVVPQFTLSTYGLVWLTRDLGWSALAAGVLVGASQFVGALGRIVVGLWSDRAGSRVGPLRVVAVSAAVVMGVLAAVDATHLAAAAVFLVVATAVTVADNGLAFTSVAEAAGPHWSGRALGAQNTGQFVAASAVGPGVGALVGAVGFAGSFLVVAALPVVALALVPRRDREHRPA, from the coding sequence ATGGCGACGACGACGGTCACCACGACGAGGGCGTGGGTCATGCTCGCCCTCGGCGTCGCCGCACAGGCCGCGGGGACGCTCGTCGTCTCGGCGCCCGCGTTCCTCATCCCCCTCCTCACCCGGCAGGGCATGCCGCTCACGGCCGCGGGGTTCCTGGCCGGCGCGCCGACGTTCGGCATGGTCCTGACCCTCATCGCCTGGGGCGCCGTGACCGACCGACACGGCGAGCGCGTCGTCATCGCCGGGGGCCTGGTGCTCACCGCCCTCGCCACGACCGGCGCCCTGCTCGCCGCGGGGAACCCGGTCCTCCTCGGCGTCGCGTTCCTCGCCGCGGGGATGACGAGCGCCTCGACGAACGCCGCCAGCGGCCGCGTGGTCGTCGGCTGGTTCCCGAAGCACCGGCGCGGACTCGCGATGGGGATCCGTCAGATGTCGCAGCCGCTCGGGGTCACGCTCGCGGCGCTGACCGTCCCGACCATCGCCGGGAGCGCGGGAGTCCGGGCGGCGCTCGTGCTGCCGATCGCGCTCACCGCCGTGCTCGCCGTCTGCTGTGCGCTCGCCGTGGTGGATCCGCCGCGTCCGACCCGGGACGCCGCGGAGGTCGTGACGAACCCCTACCGCGAGTCCGCGTTCCTCTGGCGCATCCACGCCGTGTCCGTGTTGCTCGTCGTGCCCCAGTTCACGCTCTCGACGTACGGCCTCGTGTGGCTGACGCGGGACCTCGGCTGGAGCGCGCTCGCCGCCGGGGTGCTCGTCGGCGCGTCGCAGTTCGTCGGTGCGCTCGGGCGGATCGTCGTCGGGCTGTGGAGCGACCGTGCCGGGTCCCGCGTCGGACCCCTGCGCGTCGTGGCCGTGTCCGCCGCCGTCGTGATGGGCGTCCTCGCGGCCGTCGACGCGACGCACTTGGCCGCCGCCGCCGTGTTCCTCGTCGTGGCGACCGCCGTGACCGTGGCGGACAACGGGCTCGCGTTCACGTCCGTCGCCGAGGCCGCGGGGCCGCACTGGTCGGGTCGGGCGCTCGGGGCGCAGAACACGGGGCAGTTCGTGGCGGCGTCGGCGGTCGGACCCGGGGTCGGCGCCCTGGTCGGCGCGGTGGGGTTCGCCGGGAGCTTCCTCGTCGTCGCGGCGTTGCCCGTCGTCGCCCTGGCCCTCGTCCCGCGGAGGGACCGGGAGCACCGCCCGGCCTGA
- a CDS encoding glycoside hydrolase family 2 TIM barrel-domain containing protein — MTDIATAPAPRAISDLHSTAPGSASRRRPRAHLHTDAPSLSLDGDWRFRWSPVAEVAEDFAADTFDDADWQTLPVPSHWVLHGHGAPIYTNVQYPFPIDAPHPPEENPTGDHRRTFELPASFADADRVVLRFDGVESHFRVWLNGVEVGWSTGSRLVTEFDVTALLRPGANTVAVRVHQWSAASYLEDQDQWWLPGVFRDVTLLARPVAAIEDAFVRADWAPLLASAAAAGTAASGAPATGVGTVTVELDAVFPVVFRIPELGLEERWATAADVQPVTLPAVEPWSAEVPRRYEATLTSGTAAGGTGAGETVTLQLGFRTVEIRGDRFLVNGERVVFHGVNRHETHPERGRVFDEAHARADMAMMKRANVNAIRTSHYPPHPRVLDLADELGFWVVLECDLETHGFEHLGWAGNPSDDPAWQDAYLDRIARTVERDKNHPSIVLWSLGNESGTGRNLAAMSHWVHRRDRSRPVHYEGDYTGSYTDVYSRMYPSLVETESIGGGPVVTPLLGCGPAEAARQRSKPFLHCEYVHAMGNGPGQIAEYEALVDRYPRLHGGFVWEWRDHGLLSHTADGTPYHAYGGDFREVVHDGNFVMDGLVLPDDTPTPGLAEFAAVVAPIRISVSTTVAGGTVLVENRYHSASTAGLRFCWTLERDGVAVAAGRLAPGLVAAGASATVPVPPEVLAVAAEGVEGELFLDVTAELAGPTAWADTGHVIARTQVPVPVVADATGPATDARGVGTHRASRPSWQGDALGIATFDARGDLATWHGLPVAGPRLELWRAPTDNDRGASQGSYEVADPALTLGVGGIAPASAVRWEAHGLHRLTHRLVAVERTEHGLVQRVRVSAANSGAGVDVVHRWTATAEGVLLRTEAVPFGAWDCTWPRIGVRFDLPGSLADSDVTWLGTGPDESYADSSHAVRVGRFTAEVDDLSVRYSRPQETGHRPDLRWLELGPLRVTTVPAAGSGHGAHAGHRAGFTLSRWTAQQITAAGHPHELPASDALYLYLDEAQHGLGSRACGLDVLPEHQLWPAARAWEVLLG, encoded by the coding sequence ATGACGGACATCGCCACCGCGCCCGCTCCCCGGGCGATCTCGGACCTCCACTCGACCGCTCCCGGCTCGGCCTCGCGCCGTCGCCCCCGCGCCCACCTGCACACCGACGCACCGTCGCTGTCGCTCGACGGGGACTGGCGGTTCCGCTGGTCGCCCGTCGCCGAGGTCGCCGAGGACTTCGCGGCCGACACGTTCGACGACGCCGACTGGCAGACCCTGCCCGTCCCGTCGCACTGGGTGCTGCACGGGCACGGCGCGCCGATCTACACGAACGTGCAGTACCCGTTCCCGATCGACGCACCGCACCCGCCGGAGGAGAACCCGACGGGCGACCACCGCCGCACGTTCGAGCTCCCGGCGTCGTTCGCGGACGCCGACCGGGTCGTCCTGCGGTTCGACGGGGTCGAGTCGCACTTCCGCGTCTGGCTCAACGGCGTCGAGGTCGGCTGGTCGACGGGGTCGCGCCTCGTGACCGAGTTCGACGTCACGGCGCTGCTCCGCCCGGGCGCGAACACGGTCGCGGTCCGGGTGCACCAGTGGTCCGCCGCGAGTTACCTCGAGGACCAGGACCAGTGGTGGTTGCCCGGGGTCTTCCGCGACGTCACGCTGCTCGCGCGCCCGGTCGCCGCGATCGAGGACGCCTTCGTCCGCGCCGACTGGGCTCCGCTGCTCGCGTCGGCCGCCGCCGCCGGCACCGCTGCGTCCGGCGCCCCCGCCACCGGCGTCGGTACCGTCACGGTCGAGCTCGACGCCGTGTTCCCGGTGGTGTTCCGGATCCCGGAGCTCGGCCTGGAGGAACGGTGGGCGACCGCCGCGGACGTCCAGCCCGTCACGCTGCCGGCCGTCGAGCCCTGGAGCGCCGAGGTCCCCCGCCGGTACGAGGCGACCCTGACGTCGGGGACGGCCGCGGGCGGGACGGGCGCTGGCGAGACCGTGACGCTGCAACTCGGGTTCCGCACGGTCGAGATCCGCGGCGACCGGTTCCTCGTCAACGGCGAGCGCGTCGTGTTCCACGGTGTCAACCGGCACGAGACGCACCCGGAGCGGGGCCGCGTGTTCGACGAGGCCCACGCGCGCGCGGACATGGCGATGATGAAGCGCGCGAACGTCAACGCCATCCGAACCTCGCACTACCCGCCGCACCCCCGCGTGCTCGACCTCGCCGACGAGCTCGGGTTCTGGGTGGTCCTCGAGTGCGACCTCGAGACGCACGGGTTCGAGCACCTGGGCTGGGCCGGCAACCCGTCGGACGACCCGGCGTGGCAGGACGCCTACCTCGACCGCATCGCCCGGACGGTGGAGCGGGACAAGAACCACCCGTCGATCGTCCTGTGGTCCCTCGGCAACGAGTCCGGCACGGGCCGGAACCTCGCGGCGATGTCGCACTGGGTCCACCGCCGTGACCGCTCGCGCCCGGTCCACTACGAGGGCGACTACACGGGCTCCTACACGGACGTCTACTCGCGCATGTACCCCTCGCTCGTCGAGACCGAGTCGATCGGCGGCGGCCCCGTCGTGACCCCGCTCCTCGGGTGCGGTCCGGCCGAGGCGGCACGCCAGCGGTCGAAGCCGTTCCTGCACTGCGAGTACGTGCACGCGATGGGCAACGGACCGGGCCAGATCGCGGAGTACGAGGCCCTCGTGGACCGGTACCCGCGCCTCCACGGCGGGTTCGTGTGGGAGTGGCGCGACCACGGCCTGCTCAGCCACACGGCCGACGGCACCCCCTACCACGCGTACGGCGGCGACTTCCGCGAGGTCGTGCACGACGGCAACTTCGTGATGGACGGTCTGGTCCTGCCCGACGACACCCCGACGCCGGGCCTCGCCGAGTTCGCCGCGGTCGTCGCGCCGATCCGGATCAGCGTCTCCACGACAGTCGCCGGGGGCACGGTGCTCGTCGAGAACCGGTACCACTCCGCGTCGACCGCGGGACTGCGCTTCTGTTGGACGCTCGAGCGCGACGGCGTCGCGGTCGCGGCCGGGAGGCTCGCTCCGGGCCTGGTCGCGGCCGGCGCCTCCGCCACGGTTCCGGTCCCGCCCGAGGTCCTCGCGGTCGCCGCCGAGGGCGTCGAGGGCGAGTTGTTCCTCGACGTGACGGCCGAACTCGCCGGGCCGACCGCGTGGGCCGACACCGGGCACGTCATCGCCCGCACGCAGGTGCCCGTCCCCGTCGTGGCGGACGCCACCGGCCCGGCGACCGACGCTCGCGGGGTGGGCACGCACCGGGCCTCCCGGCCGTCGTGGCAGGGCGACGCCCTGGGGATCGCGACGTTCGACGCCCGAGGCGACCTGGCGACGTGGCACGGCCTGCCCGTCGCCGGGCCGCGCCTCGAGCTCTGGCGCGCGCCCACCGACAACGACCGCGGCGCGTCCCAGGGGTCGTACGAGGTCGCCGACCCCGCGCTCACCCTGGGCGTCGGCGGCATCGCTCCCGCCTCGGCCGTGCGGTGGGAGGCCCACGGGCTGCACCGCCTGACGCACCGGCTGGTCGCCGTCGAGCGCACCGAGCACGGGCTCGTCCAGCGGGTCCGGGTGTCCGCGGCGAACAGCGGCGCCGGGGTCGACGTCGTGCACCGGTGGACCGCGACCGCCGAGGGCGTGCTGCTCCGCACCGAGGCCGTCCCCTTCGGCGCGTGGGACTGCACCTGGCCGCGGATCGGCGTCCGGTTCGACCTGCCCGGTTCGCTGGCCGACTCGGACGTGACCTGGCTCGGGACGGGGCCCGACGAGTCCTACGCCGACTCGTCACACGCCGTCCGCGTCGGTCGGTTCACCGCCGAGGTCGACGACCTGTCCGTCCGGTACTCACGGCCCCAGGAGACCGGGCACCGGCCGGACCTGCGGTGGCTCGAGCTCGGGCCGCTCCGCGTGACGACCGTGCCCGCGGCGGGATCCGGGCACGGCGCGCACGCGGGTCACCGCGCGGGGTTCACGCTGTCGCGCTGGACCGCGCAGCAGATCACCGCGGCCGGGCACCCGCACGAGCTGCCGGCCTCGGACGCGCTGTACCTGTACCTCGACGAGGCGCAGCACGGGCTCGGGTCGCGCGCGTGCGGGCTCGACGTCCTGCCGGAGCACCAGCTGTGGCCGGCGGCGCGGGCGTGGGAGGTGCTGCTCGGGTAG
- a CDS encoding GntR family transcriptional regulator: MTAPIDAAPVSQTTLLYDNLRAAILSLGIAPGERISERGLEARFHASRTPVRAALSRLEREGLILHEGRSWTVTPIDLDEIAALAELRVVLEPAAARLAVERATDAALAEVRAHLETLRPAPDEAAGVQAGSTFHLDLATLGGNRFVTEAIADAMTRLERSRWLEVRTPEARDAAWDEHSAILDAVARRDADRAAELLAAHVSGTNDRLMAFIAQERRRLRGAGMAVVGSSTLD; this comes from the coding sequence GTGACCGCACCGATCGACGCCGCGCCCGTGTCGCAGACCACCCTGCTCTACGACAACCTGCGGGCCGCGATCCTGTCGCTCGGCATCGCGCCCGGCGAGCGGATCTCGGAACGCGGTCTGGAGGCCCGGTTCCACGCCTCACGCACGCCCGTCCGGGCAGCGCTGTCCCGTCTCGAACGCGAGGGCCTCATCCTGCACGAGGGGCGGTCGTGGACCGTCACGCCGATCGACCTCGACGAGATCGCAGCGCTCGCCGAACTCCGCGTCGTGCTCGAGCCGGCCGCCGCCCGTCTGGCGGTGGAGCGCGCGACGGACGCGGCGCTCGCCGAGGTCCGGGCGCACCTCGAGACCCTCCGTCCGGCGCCCGACGAGGCCGCCGGTGTGCAGGCCGGCAGCACGTTCCACCTCGACCTCGCCACGCTCGGCGGCAACCGGTTCGTCACCGAGGCGATCGCCGACGCGATGACCCGCCTGGAACGGAGCCGGTGGCTCGAGGTGCGCACGCCCGAGGCCCGGGACGCCGCGTGGGACGAGCACAGCGCCATCCTCGACGCCGTGGCGAGGCGGGACGCGGACCGCGCCGCGGAGCTCCTCGCCGCCCACGTCTCCGGCACGAACGACCGCCTCATGGCGTTCATCGCGCAGGAGCGGCGCCGCCTGCGCGGCGCCGGCATGGCCGTGGTCGGGAGCAGCACGCTCGACTGA
- a CDS encoding alpha/beta hydrolase, protein MGRVHRLQTVPPFGDLPTPDGVDVVGVDLPVGRLTAYRGLPDGPSRGSVLLVPGFTGSKEDFRPLVPLLRDAGWSVLAMSRRGQGDSAAPTDPAAYTLDEEAADVVRVAALVDDGAPVHLLGHSLGGVIARAAAIASPSAFRSVTMLCSGPHGWPNRMFLARRLAAEQGNRALFDAQNPIAIGVADAALDQATRFARMRMDRSSTVGITTTAAILELPDDTTAALRDTGLPTLVAHGQDDAAWPQVWQHDMAERLGARYAVIPDSAHSPAVEAPEATARLLDGFLADA, encoded by the coding sequence ATGGGTCGCGTGCACCGCCTCCAGACCGTCCCGCCGTTCGGCGACCTGCCCACCCCCGACGGCGTCGACGTCGTCGGGGTCGACCTGCCCGTCGGTCGGCTGACCGCGTACCGCGGCCTGCCGGACGGCCCGAGCCGCGGCAGCGTCCTGCTCGTGCCCGGGTTCACCGGGTCGAAGGAGGACTTCCGCCCGCTCGTGCCGCTCCTGCGCGATGCGGGGTGGTCGGTGCTCGCGATGAGCAGGCGGGGGCAGGGGGACTCGGCGGCGCCCACCGACCCGGCTGCGTACACGCTCGACGAGGAAGCGGCCGACGTCGTCCGGGTCGCGGCCCTGGTCGACGACGGCGCGCCCGTGCACCTGCTCGGGCACTCGCTGGGCGGTGTGATCGCGCGGGCGGCGGCGATCGCGAGCCCGAGCGCGTTCCGGTCCGTGACGATGTTGTGCTCCGGGCCGCACGGGTGGCCGAACCGGATGTTCCTGGCTCGACGTCTGGCGGCGGAGCAGGGAAACCGGGCGCTGTTCGACGCCCAGAACCCGATCGCGATCGGCGTCGCGGACGCGGCCCTCGACCAGGCGACGCGGTTCGCCCGCATGCGGATGGACCGGTCGAGCACGGTCGGCATCACGACGACGGCCGCGATCCTCGAGCTGCCCGACGACACCACCGCGGCGCTCCGGGACACCGGGCTGCCGACCCTCGTCGCGCACGGCCAGGACGACGCAGCGTGGCCGCAGGTGTGGCAGCACGACATGGCCGAACGGCTCGGCGCGCGGTACGCGGTGATCCCGGACAGCGCGCACAGCCCGGCGGTCGAGGCTCCGGAGGCGACCGCGAGGCTGCTCGACGGGTTCCTCGCGGACGCCTGA
- a CDS encoding Vms1/Ankzf1 family peptidyl-tRNA hydrolase, with product MAPTTAEQVSEEHRGLAALLAQPGTWSWAYVDVSGDREDPQHLAALQVRAARDQLMAQGAPSADVEAIERELGEAPGVPAPVARFVLARDGELVVSEVLPGHMHGPESVGYGAVPDLVPLLAHRPLDVPFLVVEVGREGGGYRAYRLGHAEPSGQQEEEYVEGRTDTLHKFQGGGWAHLRWQHHTEEIWRENEAQVVEAVEQAVDRLRPRLVVVAGDIRARQLFIDQLSTATRPLVSEVPVDTRAPDASENALVEHVEIALARVVAQRRHDVEDLLRTHVGRGDREAVTGVGPVVSALQQAQASIVVVDPAAFEDRTVLALDAAPWIATAPEEALGTAVLGSVPAAVGITRAALVTDAEVVLVNAASVPSGAPVAALLRWHVGPDVPGAGPAAGATGRGESPDRG from the coding sequence ATGGCGCCGACGACCGCTGAGCAGGTCTCGGAGGAACACCGGGGGCTCGCTGCCCTCCTCGCGCAGCCCGGCACCTGGTCGTGGGCGTACGTCGACGTCTCGGGCGACCGGGAGGACCCGCAGCACCTCGCCGCGCTCCAGGTCCGCGCCGCCCGCGACCAGCTCATGGCGCAGGGGGCACCGTCCGCCGACGTCGAGGCGATCGAACGCGAACTCGGTGAGGCACCCGGCGTGCCGGCCCCGGTCGCTCGGTTCGTCCTGGCGCGCGACGGCGAGCTCGTCGTCAGCGAGGTCCTGCCCGGGCACATGCACGGACCCGAGAGCGTCGGGTACGGCGCCGTCCCGGACCTCGTGCCGCTGCTCGCCCACCGGCCGCTCGACGTGCCGTTCCTCGTGGTCGAGGTCGGACGCGAGGGCGGCGGCTACCGCGCCTACCGGCTCGGGCACGCCGAGCCGAGCGGGCAGCAGGAGGAGGAGTACGTCGAGGGGCGGACGGACACGCTCCACAAGTTCCAGGGCGGCGGCTGGGCGCACCTGCGCTGGCAGCACCACACCGAGGAGATCTGGCGCGAGAACGAGGCACAGGTCGTCGAGGCCGTCGAACAGGCGGTCGACCGGCTGCGGCCGCGGCTCGTCGTCGTCGCCGGGGACATCCGCGCGCGCCAGCTGTTCATCGACCAGCTGAGCACCGCGACCCGGCCGCTCGTGTCCGAGGTGCCGGTCGACACCCGGGCACCGGATGCGTCCGAGAACGCCCTCGTCGAGCACGTCGAGATCGCCCTCGCGCGGGTCGTCGCCCAGCGCCGCCACGACGTGGAGGACCTGCTCCGTACGCACGTCGGCCGTGGCGACCGCGAGGCCGTCACCGGTGTCGGACCCGTCGTGTCGGCGCTCCAGCAGGCGCAGGCGTCGATCGTCGTCGTCGACCCGGCCGCGTTCGAGGACCGCACGGTGCTCGCGCTCGACGCCGCGCCGTGGATCGCGACCGCGCCCGAGGAGGCCCTCGGCACCGCCGTGCTCGGGTCCGTCCCGGCCGCGGTCGGCATCACCCGTGCGGCGCTCGTGACCGACGCGGAGGTCGTGCTCGTGAACGCGGCGTCCGTGCCGTCCGGGGCGCCGGTCGCCGCGTTGCTCCGCTGGCACGTCGGGCCGGACGTGCCCGGGGCGGGGCCCGCGGCCGGTGCGACCGGGCGGGGCGAGAGCCCCGACCGGGGCTGA
- a CDS encoding ATP-binding cassette domain-containing protein, protein MSGAAIAVDDFVMRFGDRTVVDGLSFQVGAGETFGLLGSNGSGKTTTIRALLGITEPTSGSLTIDGARYRATAGGGVGYLPEDRGLYRKETVLDVMTYFARLKGMTSRHASVWSQAYLERVGLADKGRLRVDKLSGGQQQKVQLGITIMDRPRLLILDEPTKGLDPVNRRLLLDLVDERRADGATVILVTHHMDEVERLCDRILLLRDGVAAAYGSIPEVQDLFGGAVARVHAEREVPVSPRYRVIRREGHVTDLAPTEPTDGADLLASLVAAGIGVTGFEMRRIPLDEIFVQVYGHDAGVETPVPTPVAAEARA, encoded by the coding sequence GTGTCCGGTGCCGCGATCGCCGTCGACGACTTCGTGATGCGGTTCGGCGACCGCACGGTGGTGGACGGCCTGTCGTTCCAGGTGGGTGCGGGCGAGACCTTCGGACTGCTCGGCAGCAACGGTTCGGGCAAGACGACCACGATCCGGGCGCTCCTCGGCATCACCGAGCCGACGTCCGGGTCCCTGACGATCGACGGTGCCCGCTACCGGGCCACGGCAGGCGGCGGGGTCGGGTACCTGCCCGAGGACCGCGGGCTCTACCGCAAGGAGACCGTCCTCGACGTCATGACGTACTTCGCGCGGCTCAAGGGGATGACGTCGCGGCACGCGAGCGTGTGGTCGCAGGCGTACCTCGAGCGCGTCGGGCTCGCCGACAAGGGGCGGCTCCGCGTCGACAAGCTGTCCGGCGGTCAGCAGCAGAAGGTCCAGCTCGGCATCACGATCATGGACCGGCCCCGGCTGCTCATCCTCGACGAGCCGACCAAGGGCCTGGACCCGGTGAACCGGCGGTTGCTGCTCGACCTCGTCGACGAACGCCGGGCCGACGGCGCGACCGTCATCCTCGTGACGCACCACATGGACGAGGTCGAGCGGCTCTGCGACCGGATCCTGCTCCTCCGAGACGGCGTCGCGGCGGCGTACGGGTCGATCCCCGAGGTGCAGGACCTGTTCGGCGGGGCCGTCGCCCGCGTGCACGCCGAGCGCGAGGTCCCCGTGAGCCCGCGCTACCGCGTCATCCGGCGCGAGGGCCACGTGACCGACCTGGCGCCGACCGAGCCGACCGACGGCGCGGACCTCCTGGCCTCGCTCGTCGCGGCGGGCATCGGCGTGACCGGGTTCGAGATGCGGCGCATCCCGCTCGACGAGATCTTCGTGCAGGTCTACGGGCACGACGCCGGTGTCGAGACGCCCGTGCCCACCCCGGTCGCGGCGGAGGCCCGGGCGTGA